Proteins found in one Gemmatimonas sp. genomic segment:
- a CDS encoding M42 family metallopeptidase: MLSESSVAFLKRLLDTPGPSGFEGAPARVWRAEAATFSSVKADVVGNSLATVEGSGGPTILLAGHIDEIGVIVTYIDENGYLYFEPIGGWDPQVLVGQRMRFLGRHGDVFGVIGKKPIHLMKPDEREKASKITDLWVDIGVKNKAEAMEHLEIGDAGVIDARVMEMPNNRIVSRAIDDRIGAFVVLEALRRYAAKPGAARVIAAATAQEEIGYAGGGARVAAQQLDAAMAIAVDVTFATDHPGVEKKELGEHNVGGGPVLTRGSIVHPVVFRLLADTAKKLEIPYSVHAAGRFTSTDADGIHLTRDGVATALLSIPNRYMHSPNELVSLDDLDRAADLIAEACRAVTADTDFTAR; encoded by the coding sequence ATGCTTTCTGAATCCTCCGTAGCCTTTCTAAAGCGCCTGCTCGACACGCCCGGTCCGTCGGGCTTCGAAGGCGCACCGGCGCGCGTCTGGCGTGCCGAAGCCGCCACGTTCTCCTCCGTGAAGGCCGATGTCGTCGGCAACAGCCTCGCGACCGTCGAGGGCAGCGGTGGCCCCACGATCCTGCTGGCCGGTCATATCGACGAGATCGGTGTGATCGTGACCTACATCGACGAGAACGGCTACCTCTACTTCGAGCCGATCGGTGGATGGGATCCGCAGGTGCTGGTGGGTCAGCGCATGCGCTTCCTCGGTCGCCACGGCGACGTGTTCGGCGTGATTGGCAAGAAGCCGATTCACCTCATGAAGCCGGACGAGCGCGAAAAGGCGTCGAAGATCACCGACTTGTGGGTCGATATCGGCGTCAAGAACAAGGCCGAAGCGATGGAGCATCTGGAGATCGGCGACGCCGGCGTGATCGATGCGCGCGTGATGGAGATGCCGAACAATCGCATTGTGTCGCGCGCCATCGACGACCGCATCGGCGCGTTCGTGGTGCTCGAAGCGCTGCGTCGCTACGCCGCCAAGCCGGGCGCCGCCCGCGTGATCGCGGCCGCCACGGCGCAGGAAGAAATCGGCTACGCCGGCGGCGGTGCACGCGTGGCCGCCCAGCAGCTCGACGCCGCCATGGCGATCGCGGTGGACGTCACGTTCGCCACCGATCATCCGGGCGTGGAGAAGAAGGAACTCGGCGAACACAACGTGGGCGGTGGACCGGTACTCACCCGCGGGTCGATCGTACACCCGGTGGTGTTCCGCCTACTGGCCGACACGGCCAAGAAGCTCGAGATCCCGTACTCGGTGCACGCGGCGGGCCGCTTCACGAGCACGGACGCCGACGGCATCCACCTCACGCGCGATGGCGTAGCCACGGCCCTGCTCTCGATCCCCAACCGCTACATGCATTCGCCCAACGAACTCGTGTCGCTCGACGACCTGGATCGGGCGGCGGATTTGATCGCGGAAGCTTGTCGGGCTGTTACGGCGGACACTGACTTTACTGCGCGGTAG
- a CDS encoding HEAT repeat domain-containing protein — MGPLGYRRSTPGASSTDSGMQRAVPDGRSSRAVLRALALLIDRVVTVQALRPPEKTREIDAELVMQPLVRDALRQLTARSRDGALLCRIIDGQLVLEGVPIERRLAADDPLLGGLLRRSLTLGIGSITVRQGAAPGELLTLASLLAQPFRTGEDARPLSGDTPTTITRAVTSDEQPRELLRSWSVLVTPLQPGADPMPRITPSSPGVIDDSGIGTSTVGGSAVANALSRLAAARTDDAALAASDLLVELIDGAEFRGDALTIESIARATMQHVHTVGGGGGRLGGERIMRRLLHRTSLRLLATRVPYTPERTITLELMARAGDATVEVLVQELMSSQESQARRAYFDSIVALDLHATMLFDLVRDNRWFVVRNAVALLGEMGVEQADVAMLPLLTHDDDRIRIAAARALMRLGTAKAMHGLHGVIEDQHPEVRRIAAAAYGLPGIGGGGVRPPAARLAAALDKERDEDVALEMLASLGKLGSADAIQRLLRIAQPAAAAEPGERQTNRDAWIRIAALEALVRARGYAVMGAIDSLAGDADPEVAAAVVRLRATIA; from the coding sequence ATGGGTCCCCTTGGCTACCGACGCAGCACTCCTGGTGCGAGCTCGACCGACAGCGGCATGCAGCGTGCAGTGCCCGACGGCCGTTCGTCCCGCGCGGTACTTCGGGCCCTCGCGCTGCTGATCGATCGGGTGGTCACGGTGCAGGCCCTGCGCCCGCCCGAAAAGACGCGCGAGATCGACGCTGAGCTCGTCATGCAGCCGTTGGTGCGCGATGCCCTCCGCCAGCTCACCGCGCGGTCCCGCGACGGGGCCCTGCTGTGCCGCATCATCGACGGGCAGCTCGTGCTCGAGGGCGTGCCCATCGAGCGTCGCCTCGCCGCCGACGATCCGCTGCTCGGCGGATTGCTCCGCCGCTCCCTCACCCTCGGCATCGGGTCGATCACCGTGCGTCAGGGTGCCGCGCCCGGTGAACTGCTCACGCTCGCCTCGCTGTTGGCGCAACCGTTCCGTACCGGTGAAGACGCCCGCCCGCTGTCGGGAGACACGCCCACCACCATCACGCGCGCGGTCACGAGCGACGAGCAGCCCCGCGAGTTGCTGCGCTCGTGGAGTGTGCTCGTCACGCCGCTGCAGCCCGGCGCCGATCCGATGCCCCGCATCACGCCCTCCAGCCCCGGCGTGATCGACGACAGCGGGATCGGGACCAGCACGGTCGGCGGCAGCGCCGTTGCGAACGCCCTTTCGCGACTGGCCGCCGCCCGCACCGACGACGCCGCCCTGGCCGCCAGTGATCTGCTCGTCGAGCTTATCGACGGCGCCGAATTTCGCGGTGACGCACTCACCATCGAATCGATCGCGCGCGCCACGATGCAACACGTACACACGGTCGGCGGCGGTGGTGGGCGACTGGGCGGCGAACGCATCATGCGACGGCTGCTACACCGCACCTCGTTGCGCCTGCTGGCCACCCGCGTGCCCTACACGCCCGAGCGGACGATCACGCTCGAACTCATGGCTCGCGCCGGTGACGCTACCGTCGAAGTGCTGGTGCAGGAGCTCATGAGTTCGCAGGAAAGCCAGGCCCGACGCGCCTACTTCGACAGTATCGTCGCGCTCGATCTCCATGCCACGATGCTGTTCGATCTCGTGCGCGACAATCGCTGGTTCGTAGTGCGCAACGCCGTCGCGCTGCTGGGTGAAATGGGCGTTGAACAGGCCGACGTGGCCATGCTGCCGCTGCTCACACACGACGACGATCGCATCCGTATCGCCGCCGCCCGCGCCCTCATGCGACTCGGTACGGCCAAGGCGATGCACGGCTTGCACGGCGTGATCGAAGACCAACATCCCGAAGTGCGCCGCATCGCCGCCGCTGCGTACGGCCTGCCAGGCATCGGCGGTGGTGGCGTGCGCCCGCCCGCCGCTCGACTGGCCGCTGCGCTCGACAAGGAGCGCGATGAAGACGTGGCGCTCGAAATGCTCGCCTCACTCGGCAAGCTGGGCAGCGCCGACGCGATTCAGCGACTGCTGCGCATCGCGCAGCCAGCGGCCGCGGCGGAGCCGGGCGAACGTCAGACCAATCGCGACGCGTGGATTCGCATTGCGGCCCTCGAGGCCCTCGTTCGCGCACGCGGGTACGCCGTGATGGGCGCCATCGATTCACTCGCTGGTGACGCTGACCCCGAAGTGGCGGCGGCTGTCGTTCGGTTGCGGGCTACTATCGCTTGA
- a CDS encoding alpha/beta hydrolase: protein MGHHDLSATPSDTAMSDNSMSDNSMTDGVTQTTELPLYWRADGPPGAPPLLLLHGGPGAHHDYLYPQMRSLSDTYRVITYDQRGGGKSKTDDPTPITWQTQVRDLAQIVTEFGLMPPTIVGYSWGALLAMLYAIQCAKDGDARLAPARLVLVSPAPITRAWRDEFEASLSARGRSATILAMREELAASGLRERDPAAYRQRGFELSVAGYFADPSRSRALTPFRVTGRVQQSVWESLGEFDIRDELRAVHCPTLVIHGRQDPIPLESAAAVAQSLSAEFIALDDCGHVPYVEQPELLFAAIRRFLAESHGSLRSGHAHSTHHDSR, encoded by the coding sequence ATGGGACACCACGATCTTTCCGCCACGCCGTCGGACACGGCCATGTCGGACAATTCCATGTCGGACAATTCCATGACCGATGGTGTGACGCAGACCACCGAGTTGCCGCTCTATTGGCGGGCCGATGGGCCGCCGGGCGCGCCGCCGCTGTTGTTGTTGCACGGTGGCCCGGGCGCGCATCATGACTATCTGTATCCGCAGATGCGGTCGCTGTCGGATACGTATCGCGTGATCACGTATGATCAGCGTGGTGGGGGCAAATCCAAGACAGACGATCCGACGCCGATCACGTGGCAGACGCAGGTGCGGGATCTCGCCCAAATCGTCACGGAGTTCGGCCTTATGCCGCCCACGATCGTGGGCTACTCGTGGGGTGCGCTGCTCGCGATGCTCTACGCGATACAGTGTGCGAAGGACGGCGATGCGCGTCTCGCTCCGGCACGTCTCGTGCTGGTGTCGCCGGCGCCGATCACCCGTGCCTGGCGCGACGAGTTCGAAGCGTCGCTCTCCGCGCGCGGGCGAAGTGCAACGATACTGGCGATGCGCGAGGAACTCGCGGCCTCGGGCCTGCGTGAGCGGGATCCGGCCGCGTATCGCCAGCGTGGGTTCGAGTTGAGCGTGGCCGGATATTTCGCCGACCCGTCACGTTCTCGTGCACTCACGCCCTTTCGCGTCACGGGTCGTGTGCAGCAGTCGGTGTGGGAGAGCTTGGGTGAATTCGACATCAGGGACGAGTTACGTGCCGTGCACTGCCCGACGCTCGTCATCCATGGTCGACAGGATCCTATTCCGCTCGAGTCGGCTGCCGCCGTTGCGCAGTCGTTGAGCGCCGAGTTCATCGCGTTGGACGACTGCGGGCATGTGCCCTACGTCGAACAGCCGGAACTCTTATTTGCCGCCATACGTCGATTCCTCGCTGAGAGCCATGGTTCCCTTCGGTCCGGTCACGCACACTCCACTCACCACGATTCACGTTGA
- a CDS encoding PHP domain-containing protein: MDCRSAAFALTQIATLLELHDEDRFSVRAMQTAARVVASHGETDLGQAMARDLAAEDVIAPAAIEVLRDLAMSNGSALLERLQEETPEGLLEMLRVPGLGPSRIRSIHDGLHIDSLLDLELAARDGRLAELPKFGAKTAEKILKGIADLRATGAYVLWQHGRAEAERIAEAIRANPDVLRLEIAGSIRRRMEIVRDVDVVCAVRGSPSVVAASFAQLRGVKEVLGGGGRTLSLRLEDGVRVDVHCVRPEQFALALWRATGSSAHVKQITERAAGLGFVLAGDELRDRDGALVSIPDEPALYARLGLAYVVPEQREAMGEVEAAARGPFPTLITEADLVGALHCHSQYSDGGATISDMANAARARGLRYLGVSDHSQSNTYAGGLARDAILRQHDEIDALNAHYVAQGIGFRVLKGIEADILPCGRVDYDAAFLDRFDFVIGSVHSRYGMNERQMTDRVLKALDDPHLTILGHPTGRLLLTREPYAIDIAAIIEKAGAVGVAVELNADPHRLDIDWRACRIAQEKGALVSIGPDAHSPQGFEHLELGIASARKGWLTPANVLNTRTADEVLAFARARRGGVASTLPPLRVMQG; encoded by the coding sequence ATGGATTGCCGCTCCGCCGCCTTCGCCCTGACGCAGATCGCTACGCTCCTCGAGTTGCACGACGAGGATCGGTTTTCGGTGCGAGCGATGCAGACCGCCGCACGAGTCGTGGCATCGCATGGTGAGACGGATCTCGGTCAGGCGATGGCGCGCGACTTGGCGGCGGAGGATGTGATTGCGCCGGCGGCCATCGAGGTGCTGCGTGATCTCGCGATGAGCAACGGCTCGGCCCTGCTGGAGCGACTCCAGGAAGAGACGCCCGAGGGCTTGCTGGAGATGTTGCGCGTGCCCGGGTTGGGGCCGTCGCGCATCCGCTCCATCCACGACGGCCTGCACATCGACTCGCTGCTGGATCTCGAATTGGCGGCGCGCGATGGACGGCTGGCCGAGTTGCCGAAGTTCGGCGCCAAGACGGCGGAGAAGATCCTCAAGGGCATCGCCGATTTGCGCGCGACCGGCGCCTACGTGCTCTGGCAACATGGTCGTGCCGAGGCCGAGCGGATTGCCGAGGCGATTCGCGCCAATCCGGACGTGTTGCGGCTCGAGATCGCGGGCTCGATCCGTCGCCGTATGGAGATCGTGCGTGACGTGGACGTGGTGTGCGCGGTACGGGGCAGCCCCAGCGTGGTGGCCGCATCGTTCGCGCAGCTGCGTGGGGTGAAGGAAGTGCTGGGCGGCGGTGGCCGCACGCTGTCGCTGCGCCTGGAAGACGGTGTGCGCGTGGACGTGCACTGCGTGCGTCCGGAACAGTTCGCGCTGGCGCTCTGGCGCGCCACGGGCAGCAGCGCGCACGTAAAGCAGATCACCGAGCGCGCGGCAGGGCTGGGCTTTGTGCTGGCGGGCGACGAACTGCGCGATCGTGACGGCGCACTGGTGTCGATTCCCGACGAGCCCGCGCTGTATGCGCGACTGGGCTTGGCGTACGTGGTGCCCGAACAGCGCGAAGCGATGGGCGAGGTGGAGGCCGCTGCACGCGGCCCGTTCCCCACGCTGATCACCGAGGCGGACTTGGTGGGTGCCCTGCACTGTCATTCGCAGTACAGCGACGGCGGCGCCACTATCAGCGACATGGCCAACGCGGCGCGGGCGCGTGGACTGCGCTATCTGGGCGTCTCGGATCACTCGCAGTCGAACACCTACGCCGGTGGCCTGGCACGCGATGCAATTCTGCGACAGCACGATGAGATCGATGCGCTGAATGCGCACTATGTGGCGCAGGGAATCGGGTTCCGCGTGCTCAAGGGCATCGAGGCGGACATCCTGCCCTGCGGTCGCGTGGACTACGATGCGGCGTTTCTCGATCGCTTCGACTTCGTGATCGGGTCGGTGCACTCGCGCTACGGCATGAACGAGCGGCAGATGACGGACCGCGTGCTCAAGGCCCTCGACGATCCGCATCTCACGATCCTCGGCCATCCCACCGGCCGCCTGCTGCTCACGCGCGAACCGTACGCGATCGACATCGCGGCGATCATCGAGAAGGCCGGCGCCGTAGGCGTGGCGGTGGAGCTCAACGCTGATCCGCACCGTCTCGACATCGACTGGCGGGCGTGCCGCATAGCGCAGGAGAAGGGCGCGCTGGTGAGCATCGGCCCCGACGCCCATTCCCCGCAAGGGTTCGAGCACCTCGAACTCGGCATCGCGAGCGCACGGAAAGGCTGGCTCACACCGGCCAACGTGCTGAACACGCGTACCGCCGACGAAGTGTTGGCGTTCGCACGCGCGCGCCGTGGAGGCGTGGCCTCGACGTTGCCGCCGCTACGTGTGATGCAGGGCTGA
- the nth gene encoding endonuclease III, with protein sequence MAARKTTKTYGQKPSQRAALVSRSPKTKANKLAIATVVLERLKAEYPDAHCELDYRNPFELLCATILSAQCTDVRVNMVTPVLFARYPNAESLSVARQEDVEEIVRTTGFFRAKAKSLIGMGTMLVDRFGGEVPRTVAELVPLPGVGRKTANVVLGNAFGINEGIVVDTHVQRLARRLGLTREADPIGIEKALMPLFPREDWALLSHLLIWHGRRRCFARKPECAACVVREVCPSCEAV encoded by the coding sequence ATGGCGGCACGCAAGACCACGAAGACTTACGGGCAGAAGCCGTCGCAGCGCGCGGCGCTGGTCTCGCGGTCACCGAAAACGAAAGCGAACAAGTTGGCTATCGCCACGGTCGTGCTGGAGCGCCTGAAGGCCGAGTATCCTGATGCGCATTGCGAACTGGACTATCGCAATCCGTTCGAGCTGTTATGCGCCACAATTCTCTCGGCGCAGTGCACGGATGTGCGCGTGAACATGGTCACGCCGGTGCTGTTTGCGCGCTATCCGAATGCCGAGTCGCTGAGTGTCGCGCGGCAAGAGGACGTGGAGGAGATCGTGCGCACCACCGGGTTCTTTCGCGCGAAAGCGAAGAGCCTGATCGGCATGGGCACGATGCTGGTGGACCGTTTTGGTGGCGAGGTACCGCGCACGGTGGCCGAGCTGGTGCCGCTACCAGGGGTTGGGCGCAAGACGGCGAATGTGGTGCTGGGCAATGCGTTCGGCATCAACGAGGGCATCGTGGTAGACACGCACGTGCAACGGCTGGCGCGACGCTTGGGGCTCACGCGTGAAGCCGACCCGATCGGGATTGAAAAGGCGCTGATGCCGCTGTTTCCACGAGAGGACTGGGCGCTGCTCAGCCACTTGTTGATTTGGCACGGACGACGGCGGTGCTTCGCGCGGAAACCAGAATGCGCGGCGTGCGTGGTGAGAGAGGTCTGTCCGAGTTGCGAGGCTGTTTGA
- a CDS encoding VOC family protein, with product MLGSTQPVAFLAITDVERAQVFYGDVLGLRLISDDPFALVFDLAGVPLRLQKIREFSPHPFTSLGWHVDDATTTIAALRARGVEFERFGFMEQDADGVWTAPGGARVAWFKDPDGNLLSLTQLVAA from the coding sequence ATGCTCGGAAGTACACAACCGGTGGCATTTCTCGCGATCACGGACGTCGAGCGCGCACAGGTATTCTACGGCGATGTGTTGGGGTTGCGGCTGATCTCCGACGATCCGTTCGCGCTGGTGTTCGATCTCGCGGGCGTGCCTCTGCGACTGCAGAAGATTCGTGAGTTCTCGCCGCATCCCTTCACGTCGCTCGGATGGCACGTTGACGACGCGACGACCACTATTGCTGCGTTGCGCGCACGAGGGGTGGAGTTCGAGCGCTTCGGCTTCATGGAGCAGGATGCCGACGGCGTGTGGACGGCACCCGGGGGAGCGCGTGTCGCGTGGTTCAAGGATCCTGACGGGAATCTGCTCTCGTTGACGCAGCTCGTAGCGGCGTAA
- a CDS encoding DUF1501 domain-containing protein yields the protein MTHPRDDVACDEYRHVSRRRFLELGSIGAASATLPSWLPSVQFAESEDGVRDVLVSVFLRGGADGLTLVAPYADPTYYALRPTLAIPRPDSNSPNRGLALGTFFMLPRTMAPLMAPYLSGELLAVHACGQSATKSRSHFEAERYLEQGKPEDYTIQSGWLARHLATSAPVDATAPMRATSITYGMPRTLAGAPKSLPVPRPASFGVASPNTAALQRLYNGAWTPMRDSAIDGMATVALLNKLDFNGYRPANGATYRNDNLGQALRAIATMIKGDIGLEAAHVDANGWDTHANQGSIGGVLADNMTEFASALGAFWQDLMQGPINYRVTLIATTEFGRNARENGSLGTDHGRASVMFLMGKAIAGGQVITQWPGLEREQLEDGQDLKVTIDMRDVLAEVVQNRLNNRNLSAIFPDYTPRFRGVTK from the coding sequence ATGACTCATCCGCGCGATGATGTCGCATGCGACGAATACCGACACGTGAGTCGGCGCCGCTTTCTCGAACTCGGCTCGATCGGCGCCGCGTCGGCCACGCTGCCGTCGTGGTTGCCGTCGGTGCAGTTCGCCGAATCCGAAGACGGTGTGCGCGATGTGCTGGTGTCGGTGTTTCTGCGCGGCGGTGCCGACGGGTTAACGCTCGTCGCCCCCTACGCCGATCCCACCTACTACGCGTTGCGCCCCACGCTCGCGATTCCACGCCCCGACAGCAACTCGCCCAACCGCGGACTCGCGCTCGGCACGTTCTTCATGCTGCCGCGCACGATGGCGCCGTTGATGGCGCCGTACTTGTCGGGTGAGCTGCTGGCGGTGCACGCGTGCGGACAGTCGGCCACGAAGTCGCGTTCGCACTTCGAGGCCGAGCGCTATCTCGAGCAGGGCAAGCCCGAGGACTACACGATTCAGTCGGGGTGGCTGGCCCGTCATCTCGCGACCAGCGCGCCGGTCGATGCCACCGCGCCCATGCGTGCCACGTCGATCACCTACGGCATGCCACGCACACTCGCCGGTGCGCCCAAGAGCTTGCCGGTGCCACGGCCGGCCTCGTTCGGCGTAGCGTCTCCCAACACGGCGGCGCTGCAGCGCCTCTACAACGGCGCCTGGACGCCGATGCGCGACAGCGCCATCGACGGAATGGCGACGGTCGCCCTGCTGAACAAACTCGATTTCAACGGCTATCGCCCGGCCAACGGCGCCACCTATCGCAACGACAATCTGGGGCAGGCTTTGCGTGCGATCGCCACGATGATCAAAGGTGATATCGGACTCGAAGCGGCGCACGTCGATGCGAACGGTTGGGACACGCACGCCAATCAGGGCTCCATCGGTGGCGTGCTGGCCGACAACATGACGGAATTCGCCAGCGCCCTCGGCGCGTTCTGGCAGGACCTCATGCAGGGGCCGATCAATTATCGCGTGACGCTGATTGCGACTACCGAATTCGGACGCAACGCGCGCGAGAACGGTAGCCTCGGCACCGATCACGGCCGCGCCAGCGTGATGTTCCTGATGGGCAAGGCGATCGCCGGCGGACAGGTGATCACGCAGTGGCCCGGTCTCGAACGCGAACAGCTCGAAGACGGGCAGGATCTGAAGGTCACGATCGACATGCGTGACGTGCTCGCTGAAGTGGTGCAGAACCGTCTCAACAACCGCAATCTGTCGGCGATCTTCCCCGACTATACACCACGCTTTCGTGGAGTGACCAAGTGA
- a CDS encoding DUF1800 domain-containing protein, translating to MKTNRREWLKTGLGAAASGAVLASAGAALAPAPLAAQLPSTRNARLGGLLSQLGQQAFWTSPELRLLRRTSHGHTAPQVARAFELGYEAYLEEQLNPQRIDDTASDRYLAATYRDLLALTPRQAMTIADSGSPYFQIIRPLGRMTVERAMLSERTLFERMVEFWSDHFHVPIDGAYSLKLFHEQRVIRPHALGKVSDLINASMRSPAMLWYLDQVWNTKWGINENYARELMELHSVGWDGGYTQGDVRELARVLTGWSVDGQGIFQYKAELHDFEAKTVFGMNFPARTPGTGTAGMDEGIAFAAMLANHPATKRFIAAKLLRWFVRPDPTDAQIGAVVTAYTRSGGDIKAILRAVLSRENLMRAPAKLKRPMHLMVSALRTTGARAVPVADVRRDFDGLYFPLEAMGHRVGGWPTPDGYPDRAEFWAGMIIDRWNNVNTVLQVANTTGGWTIVDLDAFLATPTVDGVVAAIRSRLFGGEMSADLDAELRAWLAVGISRSRVLDALHLATMAPEFQFY from the coding sequence ATGAAGACCAACCGCCGGGAATGGTTGAAGACGGGGCTCGGCGCCGCCGCCAGCGGGGCCGTTTTGGCCTCGGCCGGGGCCGCACTCGCCCCGGCTCCCCTTGCTGCCCAGCTTCCCTCGACCCGCAATGCTCGGCTGGGCGGCCTCCTGAGCCAGCTCGGCCAGCAGGCGTTCTGGACGTCGCCCGAGCTCCGGCTGCTGCGCCGGACCTCGCACGGCCACACCGCCCCCCAAGTCGCCCGCGCCTTCGAGCTCGGCTACGAGGCCTACCTCGAGGAGCAGCTCAACCCGCAGCGCATCGACGACACCGCCAGCGACCGCTATCTCGCCGCCACCTACCGCGATCTGCTGGCGCTCACGCCGCGTCAGGCCATGACCATCGCCGACAGCGGCAGTCCGTACTTCCAGATCATTCGCCCGCTTGGCCGCATGACGGTCGAACGCGCCATGCTCTCCGAGCGCACGCTGTTCGAGCGCATGGTCGAATTCTGGTCCGACCACTTCCACGTGCCGATCGATGGCGCGTACAGCCTCAAGCTGTTTCACGAGCAGCGGGTCATTCGTCCACACGCGCTCGGCAAGGTCAGTGATTTGATCAACGCCAGCATGCGCAGCCCGGCGATGCTCTGGTATCTCGACCAGGTGTGGAACACGAAGTGGGGCATCAACGAGAACTACGCGCGCGAACTGATGGAGCTGCATTCCGTGGGCTGGGATGGCGGCTACACGCAGGGCGATGTGCGCGAACTCGCCCGTGTGCTCACCGGCTGGTCCGTCGATGGGCAGGGCATCTTCCAGTACAAGGCCGAGCTGCACGACTTCGAGGCGAAGACGGTGTTCGGGATGAACTTTCCGGCGCGCACGCCTGGCACCGGCACAGCGGGCATGGACGAAGGCATCGCCTTTGCCGCGATGCTGGCGAATCATCCCGCCACCAAACGCTTCATCGCGGCCAAGCTGCTGCGCTGGTTCGTGCGCCCCGATCCCACCGATGCGCAGATCGGTGCGGTGGTCACGGCGTACACGCGCAGCGGTGGCGACATCAAGGCCATCCTCCGCGCCGTGCTCTCGCGCGAGAACCTCATGCGCGCACCGGCCAAGTTGAAGCGGCCCATGCATCTCATGGTGTCGGCGTTGCGCACCACCGGCGCGCGGGCGGTACCGGTGGCCGATGTGCGTCGTGACTTCGACGGACTGTACTTCCCGCTCGAAGCGATGGGCCATCGTGTCGGCGGATGGCCCACGCCCGATGGATATCCCGATCGCGCCGAGTTCTGGGCGGGAATGATCATCGACCGGTGGAACAACGTGAACACCGTGCTGCAGGTCGCCAACACCACCGGCGGCTGGACGATCGTGGATCTCGATGCGTTTCTCGCCACGCCAACGGTCGACGGTGTCGTGGCCGCGATTCGCTCGCGGCTCTTCGGTGGCGAGATGTCGGCCGATCTCGACGCGGAGCTGCGTGCGTGGCTCGCCGTCGGCATTTCGCGCAGTCGCGTGCTCGACGCGCTGCACCTCGCCACGATGGCGCCCGAATTCCAGTTCTACTGA